One part of the Polyangiaceae bacterium genome encodes these proteins:
- a CDS encoding radical SAM protein: MSERQLSVVNHDRDAAGLTYVYPVVSRRAGGVSVGINLNPNNACNWRCVYCQVPNLTRGNGPQLDLEQLEGELNGLLDDIQHGDFMQRRVPEGARVLKDIALSGNGEPTTSPQFAEVIALLERVLTERGLRGELPCTLITNGSMANKPHVLQALERFATCGGVVWFKLDRVTREGMQAVNSVAGEGARQVERLTAVSAICPTWIQTCVFGQQSLEAAGAPELAATNERGPSDAELSALLDVFSELAQQKLRLPLKLNGVLLYGLARPSEQPEAARLIALSAERMQDIAARIEAMGLPVQLSV; encoded by the coding sequence ATGTCCGAGCGGCAGCTCAGTGTGGTGAACCATGACCGCGACGCGGCCGGGCTGACCTACGTCTATCCCGTGGTGTCTCGACGCGCCGGGGGCGTGTCCGTCGGGATCAACCTGAACCCGAACAACGCCTGCAACTGGCGCTGCGTGTACTGCCAGGTGCCGAATTTGACGCGCGGAAATGGTCCGCAGCTCGATCTCGAACAGCTAGAGGGCGAGCTGAACGGCCTCTTGGACGACATCCAGCACGGCGACTTCATGCAGCGCCGGGTGCCCGAGGGCGCGCGCGTACTCAAGGACATCGCCCTGAGTGGCAACGGCGAGCCCACCACGAGCCCGCAGTTTGCCGAAGTCATCGCGCTCCTCGAGCGCGTGCTGACGGAGCGCGGCTTGCGCGGTGAGCTGCCGTGCACGCTGATCACCAACGGCTCGATGGCGAACAAGCCTCACGTGCTTCAGGCGCTGGAGCGCTTCGCGACGTGCGGCGGCGTGGTGTGGTTCAAGCTCGATCGGGTGACCCGTGAAGGCATGCAGGCAGTCAACTCCGTGGCGGGGGAGGGGGCGCGCCAGGTGGAGCGACTCACTGCGGTGAGTGCGATTTGCCCGACGTGGATCCAGACGTGCGTGTTTGGGCAGCAGTCACTTGAAGCAGCGGGCGCGCCCGAGCTCGCTGCCACCAACGAGCGCGGTCCAAGCGACGCCGAGCTCAGCGCGCTACTGGATGTGTTCAGCGAGCTCGCGCAGCAAAAGCTGCGCCTCCCCCTAAAGCTGAATGGTGTGTTGCTGTATGGCCTGGCACGGCCTTCGGAGCAGCCCGAAGCCGCGCGGCTGATCGCGCTCTCGGCGGAACGGATGCAAGACATTGCCGCGCGGATTGAAGCGATGGGCCTGCCTGTGCAGTTGAGTGTCTAG